CTCACATGGACCAGGACCACGAGGGAGCCACATGCCCAGGAAGTGATGGCCAGGGTGATGCAGAGCCTCCAGCTCAGGATGGCAGAGTACCGGAGGGggtggcagatggccacatagcgatcataggACATCACCACCAAGAGAAGACATTCTGTGTGAGCGAAAGTCAAAAAGAGGAAGGTCTGTGTGAGGCAACCAGGAAAGGAAATGGGCATGGTGGGACTCAGGAGGTTCACCAGCATCTGGGGCACCGTGTTGCAGGCATAGGCTATGTCGACGATGGCCAGGtgggagaggaagaagtacatgggagtgtgccATCTGGGGTCCAGAGAAATGACCCCAAGGATGGCCCCATTCACCAGCAAGGTAAAGGTGTAGAACAGGGAGAAGAGCCCAAAGAGGAGCAGCTGAACCCTCAGGCCAAGAGGAAACCCCAGGAGAATGAACTCTGTGACAGATGTCTGGTTTTCCCCCATTTCtctggaaagagacaacagaactgtctaaaaaaaaaaaaaaactattttagcCTCTATTTTGTGAATTTAGTCATATTTAGTGGGTAAACTTTTAACATTGATGATCTATTATGCACTAAGTTAATCGCTTGATCTGACACCCAGCTTTTCAGAGGAGGATGTATCACTCGTGATGGGAAGAAAGACGGTTAACCCAAAAGAGGAGATAAAATAACGACAGGGATTGTCTCAAAGTTGAATGTGTTGAAATAACTAAGAGAATTCCTGGGGCATAATGGGAAGAATCAGGAATGAAAGAACTCCAGGTATGAGAACAAGAGTAGTCCTAGAAAAGAAATGTAAATTCCAATTTTTTTGATAGAAATATGAACAGAGTTACCTTCCGCTTCTGAAATCCACCTTTTACCTATAGAGCAGCTTACAATGAGAGGcacaaaatgagaaaaagcaaCTTGTATGACGATGCAATTGGTTAGATTGCTAAGAAGGAATTAATGAATGGGCTCCGGTGGGCTCCAATagtccgaaaaatcagccattgaaaactggcTCGTTGAGAGAGTCTTGAGTGCACCCAAAACATCATTCAAGATGCCTCTATGTCATCTCAAAGAGGCAGAAAGATGTGACTGTGACTCAGAACCCATGAGGGGGAGTGTTTTCAGCCCATCTTGAGCCAGTCCCAGGATGAGGGGAGCCTGGCCTGATGGCACAAGTGTGTAGGTCTGAATCTACAACCCAGATGGCTTAGGTGATCAGTGATCAATAACCCTAGCCAATAAGATCTCCAGTTACCCTCTTTGCTCAAATCCTGTGCTCACCAATCAACCATTTAGAATTCATTTGAATTCTTGTATTTTGACAAAGAGTGTGCTGGTCAGCAAAGGTCTTGACCATTCTGAGTTTGGCTCCTGAGAAATGTGTATACTGAACCAAATTTTGAAAGCTGAATCTACAAGGTGGGTACCAGGCAATCTCATTGAAGTGCAACTAAAGGAAGCTTTTCTGAGCAGTAAATTGAACCTTGAAGGATATTCCCGTTGAATACCCCTAGAGTAACAACAAGTGACAGTAATgctgtgttgttgttcttaggtgccttcaaactggttctgactcagcgatcctatgtacaacataacgaaGCACTGTCCGATTCTGTGCCATAGCAAggatcctcataatccttgctacgtttgagcccattgttgcagccaccatgtcaatccgtctcgtcaagggtatttttttttttttttttttgctgaccctctgctttaccaagtatgatgtccttctccagagactggtccctcctgatgacatgcccaaagtacatgagaagtctcatcatccttgcttctgaggagcattctggctgtacttcttccaagatagatttgttcattcttctggcagtccgtgctgttgttgttgttaggtgccatcgagttggttccaactcataaccatcctatgtaccacagaacaaaacactgtccggtcctgcaccatccttacaatcgtcattatgcttgagcccattgttgcagccactgtgtcaatccatctccgaATAACAGTTAAATGTTAGTTAAAAACAAccaaattattaaacaatatcattaatatcacatgcaagcaaaattttactgaagatcattcaaaagcggctgcagcagtatattgacagggaactgccagaaattcaagccggttttagaagagaatgtggaaccagggataacattgctgatgtcggatggatcctgactgaaagccagaggataccagaaagatgtttacgtgtgttttattgactatgcagaggcattcaactgtgtggaccataacaaattatggataacattgtggagaattggaattctggaacacttaattgtgctcttgaggaatctgtacatggatcaagagtcagttgtttgaacagaacaaggggatactgcagggtttaaagtcagaaaagatgtgtgtcagggttgtatcctttcaccatacctattcaatctgtatgctgagcaaataacccgagaagctgcactatgtgaagaagaacggggcatcaagattggaggaagactcattaacaacctgcattatgcaggtgacacagtcttgcttgctgaaagtgaagaggacttgaagcacttactgatgaagatgaaagaccacagccttccgtatgaattacacctcaacataaagaaaacaaaaatcctcacaactggaccaacaagcaacatcatgataaacggagaggagtttgaagttgccaaggatttcattttacttgagtccacaatcaacacccatggaagcagcagtcaagaaatcaaaagatgtattgcattgggcaaatcagctgcaaaagatctctttaaagttttgaaatgcaaggatgtcaccttcagtactaaggtgtgcctgacccaagccatggtgttttcaatcgcctcatatgcatgcaaaagctggacaatgaataaggaagactgaagaagaattgtcacttttgaattgtgttggtgaagagcattgaatatgccatgaactgacaaaagaatgaacagatctgtcttagaagtacaaccagaatgctccttagaagcaaggatggcgagactaagtctcacatactttgaacatgttgtcaggactcagtccttggagaaagatatcatgcttggtacggtagagggtcatcgaaaaagaggaagaccctcaatgagatgcattgacacaatgactgcaacaatacGTTCAAGCAtcgcaacaattgtgaggatggcgcaggtctgagcagtgttttgttcggttgtgcacagggtttctatgagttggaactgactcaatggcacctaaaaacaacaacaacacatgacCAGAGACTATTTTATTTTCAGGTTTTTATGAATAATTTCTGTTAGGGCAACCTTctaaatttatttggaaaatgtACAAAGCACATAAAAATATCTGGCTGGGAAAATGAATTGCAATCTACATCTTAATAGTCTCTTAATCTCTTTAGTTAGTCCTCCTTGATTTTCTTCTGTATCTTCCAAAATAATGAcataaaggaaagagaaacagtgCTTACACTGTAAGAATCTCTTCGATCGCTAAACCCAGAGATGAGAGAAGGAGGACTGAGATACTAAGATTCTGTCAGGGTCCAAGTTTAATGCTAACATGCTCCTTATGAACAAGGACTAGGAATGCTCACTTTGTAGCTCTCGAACTTTGGAGTGTTTGCTGAGTGaacgagtgaatgaatgaaagtataaatgaatggatgaatgcctaaatatagattttttttttaacatcttggaCAGGACCTGTAATTTCTGGATTAGTTAAATCTTGCCTGCTATAATTGTACCCATTTAAGGACATTCCTCCCACAGCAAATAAAGAATGGCCTTTCTGAAGTTGGATAAAAATGACTGAAGAATCTCCAGACATCGAACACTAGAAAAacacttctattttctttttccctcatcCCTAGCCACCCCCCAACCCCAACAATTTTATTTCACTCTTACatatagtggagccctggtggcacagtggttaagagcttggctgctaaccaaaagttcccagttcgaatccaccatttgctttttggaaaccctatggaagggacagttttgctctgtcctgtagggttgctatgagtcagaactgacttgatagcacctaccaacaacaactatGTGTGGTAAAAGCATCTCAATGAACTCAAATGGATTCCATTTTCCAAAGGGCAGGGAGAAGTGAaaagaaatacttaaaaaaatattaaatacatcCCAGTTCCCATGTAACTGTCGGGCATTTTTGGAAGCTTTAAGTGGTGTATTTTGTATGTACATACAAGTTCACAGTTCAAAAGTTGGCAGCTCGTTTGGTGACTAATGAATTACCCGGCATCTCTATGGTTTCAAAGTAAATATCAAGAGGGAAGTAATTTCTTCATATATGAACAGACCTGTCCGTACTAGATGGGGCCTACATTTCAAAAAGGAACGTTAAGATCTGATGAGCTGACAAACTCATCTCTAGAGTACCAGGTGTGAGTCACCGTAGCATTCCTGAAGTGAGAGCTATTTTTAAATTCATGGTTCCACTGAAGTACTGGGTGGATGGATGGTTCTTCCCAAATAGTAAGAAATGTTTCAGTTACAACTAATAACCTCACTAGACCTCCTTCTTGCTGGATGGCATGTCCCCCAAGTCCCTGTTTCTGTAGCTCACTGTATCTTTATCTCCATCCTCACCTATTTTTCCTTTCCTGGCTCCCCTTTTGCCAATATTCTCTCCCCATTCCCCATTTTTCTTATGTCTCTTCTACAATCCCACTCTCAAAATCTCTTTTTCCTACCTCTCCCATACGTGTCCCCATAGTATTCCAGAGACTTGTCAATAGTTCCAATATCTGAGCTGTTTCTTAGAGGACTTTGATCGCATAGGAAGTCTGCATTCAGGTTAGCTGTCTTAAAAGCAGGCTTGGAAAATCCTACCTCATAATGCATGGGGGCAGTATTATTCTGCCAACCCACTTATCTGGGAAATGGAAATAACCTCCATCGACACCTTGGTGGCCAATAAGGGCTTTTTAGTTGTGCTTCAGAATTGAGTTAATCAGAAATTGTGCTTAAAATAAGCCCTTAGATTGAAGAAATCTTTTTATGCAGTCAATGATAAAAGGATCACGTACTTGACCGTGATAATGTCTGCAGCTTGGCAGGTGttcaatgaatatttactgaCTGTTTATCAGTTTGAGTAAATCCGAAAAACCATTCCTGAGCTCCTTACATTCTGCCTTGAGCCAGATTGTCAGGCAAAGAAAAAACGACCACAGACAATTACAGAGATAGGTAACCCTTAGAGGTGATACCAGCTGTTACTAGTTGAATAACGTTGAGTGTATTTCTccacctctccaagcctcagttttctcctttgtAGCAGGAAAATTGTGATAAGTGTTTCATGAGGTTATTGTGAAGATCTGCCCGGCGCATCTTGCCCTATTGGCCTCTATCCTCTGACAGCAGATCGCAAAGCTTTGATTATAACAAAGCCAACAAGGTGATTTTGTGGACAATGGGCTGTTAAAGGGTTTAATAAGGTAGGTTTTGGCTATTGACCTTTTGTCATCTTTTGGGGGGAAGTGTGCTGCTGTCAGTAAGGAGGTAATAGGGGTGACAGAGAGCTCAAAACTGTGACAAGTCTGTACAACTCTGAAGATTATCCTTTACAAGCAACTACTTCCCTTTCTGCACTCCCCCCCTCGCTGCTTcaaccacactcacacacagacacgcacgcatacacagacacacacacacattcttatACTCTCActgactcacacacacacttcagGTTTGGGGAAGTCTAATACTTAAACGTATTCATTGAGCACCTCGGTGTGCTGCTACTGTCCTCCGTGTCGCAGGCAATAGAGAGAAGTGAAGGACAGTGTGGGCTGCGTAGattgtggtttggttttgttgacaAGGCATAAACACAAGGACTGAACATATGTCAGCTTTCCTGAAATGTAAGGTCACTTCATAATACAGTCCAGTACAGCCTTCTTTCGCATAAGAAAATCATTCCGTATATTTACCTaaacccctttttttttaatcacatggaAATTTCTTATATTTTTACCAATGCCAACTTTCACAAGTTCGTCGCCTTCACGCAGCTACTTCTTcactatatttattttaaaaatcccaatTCTATACATACTTAGAATATTTGTGAATAATATGTCCAGCTAATTTAGCCCTAGCCTTCCCTCAAACCATCCCACAGCAGAATAACAATCCGCACATATTCAGAGAGAAGTAAGTAAATTCCCTTTCTACAGCTACATAGAGTGGCGGTCAAGGAGTGACGGGCAACATGAGGCCAGGTGCTACCGTGTGTCTAGGAGGCATTTAAGGTTGCATCAAAGTGGGAACCTGGTTAGGAGGTGGTGTTTGGAAGCGTCTCCAGGCTGGGACAGGGGTCCTGCTCTCTGGAAGCTTCTGTGGGAGCCACAGCACCCGTTTCTGTTCCTGATGAAGAATCTGTCAGCATCCTTGGCAAAGGCTTTATTCTCTGATGGGCTCACCCTGGTTTGTTGGAGCTTGGAGGAGTGTCATGAGATGCAGGTGTGTCCCCCCTCCAATGGGAGGAGAGATGAAGCCTCTGCTTCTGTCCTTGTCGCTGGAGGATGCACTGTCAGGAAGCGGGGACAGTCACAGAGTTCACCCTGAGGCAGCATCACCTCTCCAAATATGCGGCATTATGGATGTCATGTGTCCCAGCGCAGCCTGTCCCTAAATTCCTAGCGGTTCAACGCATCTGTCAGGGAGCAGCCCCCATGGACAAGGAATGCACTCCCCAACCCCCATGGAAACTCAGCTTCTCCCCAGTGTGACCAGGGTCCCTGGGGCGGCTGCAGAGATGGGGAGAAAGCGAGTTAGAACCCAGGGCCCCCAAGTCAGCTGACTCCAAGAATGACTCAGAGGCCTGGAGATGATGCACAGAGTTAGGGAGCAGGGTGAGGATGGGGGACAGAGAGGGCCCAGAGGTCCCCATGTGGCTCATTAGAACCTACCTGGAGGGAGGGTGCTTAGGGCACAAAGTCCTCAAGCAGGTCTAGTTAGAAATTCTCTGGTCTCTACTCTGGTGGTAGGAAGTGTTAGATTCAGAGCCTGTGCCCCCAGCGGAGGGGAGGAGAAGCAGCTTCCCCTAGAAGGTTCCCTCTCCCAGGAGGGGGCAGGATTTGCTAGCTCAGATGCTCtcgtatttatttttgtttcttttctataCTACACATAACAGAGTCAGGAATCTTTTATCAGGCAACTGTGCAAGTGTCAAGCTAACGTGTTCTCTAGGTGGTGACCCCTGGCCTGCTGGGGTCATGGCATACACCTGGGGACCTGGGATACGGTTGTCCAGTTTTGAGAACACACACAACCACAGTGAGAGGAAACACACATTTAGAGACATAAATCACTGCAACTGATCATATGAAATCTTGTGCATAGAGGCCAATCCACAAATATTAGGACCtttccttcatttctctttccatGTTTCAAGTGAACTGCAGAAACTGACCTAAAAGACAAAACCTTGTGAAaatattaggtttaggacatGGCTTTCTACGTTCAACACTATATATTAAACATCAATTATAGAAGTCAGCTAATGACGTAAGAATGGAAAGGTTGAACTAAGACAatcaaaaattaaacataaaatgtTATAATGTCAAACTAAAGTTTCAGAAAATGCATCACCTCAAAATTATGTAGTTTTTAACAAACTGACACTGCTTGTGGACAGCTTCCACAATGGTAAGAATAAGTATTTACAAAGTACACATGTATACAATGGAAAATGACGCACAGAGAACTGTAAAACCTGACTTGAATTGAGCatactctcaaatatggacattttCTTCCAACCTCAAGAAATAAGAAATTGTCTGTCATGAGCAAGCAGCAAACTGAAAACCTGTGGAAAAAATACTTTtagagaatactttttttttttaataataaacacTTCAGGAACATTGGTTATAAACAGACATTTAGGAGGTAAATTGGAAAAACTGCAACTAAGATAGGTAATCAATAATTAAGTGTAGCATTTGGGAAGGTCACACAAATTAAAAATTGGGAAAACCCTTTAAAGCATGATCACCAGTATCTGTAACTCAAAATTATCTATATTCTATTAAAATTAAACTGTAATAACTTTGATCTTGACAGTGTTTACTACTTAAGGCAGTAAAATGACTCATAAATAATACAAAGACCTCTGCACACAGACAACACAGTGAGTGTTAATTGAAATGAAGATGTTGACATTACCTGCTAGCACTGGGTATTTGACTTCACCACACATTAATTACTTTTACGGCTAGAGCAAAGCACTCCTAGGATTTGTCCATAGAGGTCATTTAAGAGTAACACAGGTAAAATGCAGCATAAAGTAGATGAATTTATCCACTTCTCAGTGTAAATTACCTTAAGAGATACTTTTGTAAAGTGCAGCTAATAACAATGGGAGAAATGCCCAATGTGGGTGAGTGTCTTCAGGATAACATGGCAGAAATTCAATTGGTGGAGAATCTACTCAATTGTATTTCTTGAGTAATTATTACTCAAAAGAGCAGTGGTTCCCCTGGAATCCTGATAAACAGGGACTGGAAGGGGCAGATTTTGTTAGGGCTCATTTTAGGTTTATTTGTTTCAGCTGTTGGTGTTTTCCTCCCTGAGACAAGGCTCCATAAAAACGTTCCTCTTCCTCATGCATTGTGGTCTCTGGGATCTGCCCCAGCAGGACTGCATGCCCAGTCCTCCTACATTCAGGTGGGTCCTGTTCTTACAAAGGAGCGTGAGCAGAAGGGACTGTGCTGCTGTGTCTAGGGCTGCAGTGGATAAGAAGTGGCTGCACTTCCACCCCCATCATCTTCCCATTACTGGCTGACAGTGAAGTCTTCCAAGACCCTGGGGGAACAGCAGCATCAGGAGATGGGAGGACTCTGGGGCCCTGAATAGATTCTTAAAATTAGCATCCCCATTCTAAGTGATTAGTAGTTATTTCCAAATTCTTACTCATCCAGAATTTGTGCCAACTTATACCCTATCCATACTGAGTGTAAGCTTTTACCCACATACTCACCAACACTAAATACTGCCTATCTGTTTTTGTCAATCTGTACTCAATAAATAACagctattaatattattatttaccACTATGCAATGCTAGGACCTACTTAGAGATGTGAGACTCTTTGTCAATGAAAGTTAATCTTTTCTAAGCAGGAgtgaaactcttttttttttttttcctcatggtgGACATTTCACGAGGAGTCatgatggcacagtgtttaaggcACTTGGTGCGGTGGTGCAATGGATCAGTTTCTTGTggtctttcttgccatggtcttgtaactcctacccaatgattgggcgggactgtgcaaataaggtagccccaccaaagggattggtcggttttgccatcccactaagcTTAGGGTGAGTCATCccagaggtgagagagagaatctcaccatcaccaaggaagaaaggccaagaatggaatgtcctttggacccaggatccctgtgctgagaagctcctggaaccacaagactgagagagacagagaaaagagggagagagagagagagctgtaacactgaagatggcaagaagcagtggcagagaaatggcagcaggagaGACAGTCAGGAGTTGTTGCAGTGGCCTTTGCAGCccatggaatgagaaagttgagtcattaggcaggaggcttgctggagaaGTGTCttcaggcacttggtggagctaggtttgctgacccatgagcaagagctgagtgccttcaggtggaggtttactggcagagtagggtgcctctaggcacttattggttgagctaaaagagctttgtaacacttgtccaagcaaggcggaggctgaggggccagagagaggtgtgcctgcgagcatggctgaaaagaggctgtcctgatggaacaattgtatcctgagcattcctcaatctgaactgtaactgttacttccctaataaaccccataatcatgggtattgtctgtgagttctgtgtggccattgcaaatgAACTATTGAACCCGACAGAGatgtagagagtgccgtgggagggacggtttgtgtcagaattggtaaagatggcagtgagaggaggtatgtctgacattcgcctcagaggaatcagccttgggctgttga
This Loxodonta africana isolate mLoxAfr1 chromosome 8, mLoxAfr1.hap2, whole genome shotgun sequence DNA region includes the following protein-coding sequences:
- the LOC100658058 gene encoding olfactory receptor 2A1/2A42-like; the protein is MGENQTSVTEFILLGFPLGLRVQLLLFGLFSLFYTFTLLVNGAILGVISLDPRWHTPMYFFLSHLAIVDIAYACNTVPQMLVNLLSPTMPISFPGCLTQTFLFLTFAHTECLLLVVMSYDRYVAICHPLRYSAILSWRLCITLAITSWACGSLVVLVHVSLILRLPFCGPHEINHFFCELLSVLRLACADTWLNQVVILAASLLVLVGPFCLVLVSYTHIFFAVLKIQSREGRRKAFSTCFSHLCVVGLFFGSALVIYMTPKSSHPEEQQKVLFLFHSIFNPMLNPLIYSLRGTELKSALRRALCKESHCQLG